DNA sequence from the Thermoanaerobacterales bacterium genome:
AGCCGAAATGCATCGTTCCATCACCAGACAATATTGTATCGCCTGCACCCATAGCTTGGCAACACTATTATCGCGTATAGCGATAAGAAGACGGTATCTCGCTCTTGTGGTAGAATTATCGCTAGATCGATAGAAGGGCGGCTTTAAGAATGCAGATAGGGAGCCGTTTACGCCAGCTACGGCTCAAGGCTGGCCTGAGCGGAAACGCCCTGGCCCAACGGGCCGGTGTCGGACAGTCGACGGTGAGCGAGATTGAGTCCGGGCGGACGACGCCCAGCTTCCACGTGTTGCGCAAGCTGTGCCGGGCCATGGATATCACCCTGGGTGATTTCTTTGCGCCGGACAGAACGGCCCGGGAGCCATTGTCCGCGGAACTCCGGCGCTTGCTGGAAATGGCCCGCCGCCTGGATGAGAAGGAACTGGATACCGTCATGCTCCTTGTGGGGGCGATGGTCAAGCAGAAGGAGACCCCTTCGGGGCTGCCGGCCGCCGCGGAGAACGCGGTTCCGTACGACGAAAGGGAGGAAGAGCCCCATAAGAAGTAATCCCCGGGCCATACGGGGCCACACCGGGCCGCACGAATATCAAGGGCCGGGGGGTGTATCCCCCCGGCCCTTTCGTCTCCTTTTGCCGCGTTGGCAAAGGTTATGCGTCTGGAGTCTGAGCCGGCGCGGTGGCGGTCCCCGGGGCCGCGGGCATCTCCATCACCGGGGCGTCCTTGGCCTCCGCCGGGAGTACAATGTTGATCTCGCCGTTGAAATCGCTGAAGGTCAGGTCGTAGTCGATGGCCACCGACTCCATCGGGTTCGGCTCACCCATGAACTGAGGCGTAAAGCCCATCACCAGGAGCATATCCATCTTCAGGGGGACCAGGGTTTCCTTGTCAATATAGGCCACGCCGGAAATGTGCATGGCCTCAATGAGGGCCTCGGTCATTTTGAGCATCTCGTTGAACTGGTTATTCAACTGGCCACCGAGCTGACTGGCGAAGAGGTCCATGAACCGGGCGAAATCCCTGATCTGCCCGTAGGAGGACATCTTGTAAACCGCGCGCCCGTTCACCTGCTCCTCGCCCAGGTAACGGTAGTAGAACATCTTTTCGATCTCGGGCGGGACCGGGTTGGCGGTCTGGGCCAGGCTTTGCTTCATCATTTCGGTAAAGTCCGGCATCAGCCCCTCGGGCATCTTCTGCCATTCGGACTTGCCGGTGGCTGGATCCGTAACGTTGAAATACACACCCTCGGAGGTATAGTAATAGTCAACCTGTACCTTAAGAGGCTGTTTTTCTTCGGGGACAGGGATTTCCATTGTTATTGCCTCGTGCATCCCCTGCTCCAGGTTCATCTCCAGTGAAATGTCCGCCGTGGCGCGCAGGTCCTGGGGCATACCGGCGGGTATGCCGGCGTCCGGGATCGCCCGCATGTTCATCTCAATGGCCATCTGCCCCTGCATCCGCATCGTCTTGACGTCCTTTTGCGCAACCCGCGACTGCTCGTTGATCTGCCGCGCCTTCTCCACCGGCCCGAAGACCTTGGCCAGCAGGGCCACACCGTCGGCAACGGTCATCTGCTCGTCGGGCGCACCTATGTCCATCAGTCCCTCGCGGACCATCCAGGCGTAAGGCCGGTAAGCCCAATGGCCCTTAATCCCCTCAAGGCCGGCCACCGTTCCGGGGTCAACGGCCGTAGGCAGGCCGAGGGTGCGGGAAATGAACACGGCTGCCTGGGCCCGGGTGACCGGCTGGCTGATCCCGATGCCGCCGCCGGGATAACCCCTGAGGATGCCCGCCGCGAGCAGGTTCTTGACAGCGTCCGCCGCAGGGGAACCGGGCGCGATGTCGGCCGGGAGCGCCGTATCCGCCGGCGCCGCGCTGAGCTCCGCTGCAGCGTTCAGCAAGACGGCGAAATCGCCGCGGGTGAGGACGCCGTCCGCGTTCATCCCGGCAGGCATCAGGGCAAACAAATTATCCTCTGTAACCTCCGCCGCCTGGGCCAGGCCGCCGAACGCCAACACCAACGCCAGGGTGACTGCAAAAACCACCAAGCTTTTGCGCAAGAGTCAGGCCTCCTTTTCGAAGAGAAGTGACTGGGGGTCGGTTCCGCCTCCGGATTCACCTCCTTGATCCGCCTTCGGTTGCGGCCGCAACGGCCCTATAAGATAAACACCGCCGGCGGGCTACTTGGGACATTAAAGGTAATCAAACGGGTCGCGGCCGGCCCGGGCCACGGCGAGGGCTATGTCAAGGCCCGCGGCGCGGATCCGTTTTTCAAGGTAGGACTTTAAGGGTTCGAGGATCACCCGTTCGGTCGGGTAGTGCCCCGGATCGACGAAATTCAGCCCCGCCGCCAGGATATCCTGGGCGACATGGTACTTCAGATCACCGGTCACAAAGACGTCGGCCCCGGCGAAGGCCGCCTTGGACCACAGGTCCCCGCCCGAACCGCCGCAGAGGGCGACCTTGCGGATCACACGTTCCTGGGGCCCGCCGGCACGTACGGTGGGCAGTTCGAGCACGGTCTTGACGAAGGCGAGGAAGGCGTAAAAGGTCATCGGCTCGGACAGCCGGCCGACCCGCCCGAAAGGCGAGGGCTCGTCGACCAGGGGCGCGATATCCACCAGGCCCAGGACGCGCGCGAGGGCCTCGTTCACCCCTTCAGCGGCGGCATCCAGGTTGGTGTGGGCCGCATATACATTGATCCGTTCGCGCACCAGGCGCGCCACCAGGGCGCCACGCGGCTGGTCCAGCCGCAGGTTCTTGAACGGGCGGTGAAAGAGCGGGTGGTGGCTGATAATGAGGTCCGCCCCGGCGTCGGCCGCCTCCTCGACCACGGCCTCGTCCACGTCCAGGGCCACGAGCACCTTCTTTACGGCCGCGCCCGGGTCCCCCACCTGCCATCCGGTATTATCGCCCTCCAGGGCCAGCGCCCGCGGCGCCATTTCCTCCACAAAGCTCACAATGGTCGCGCACTTAGCAGCCAAACCGTTCACGCTCCTTACCGGTTATCCAGGCGCCTCAAGACTTCACGTACCGCCCGCAGGCGCTCGGTGATCTCCCGCCTGCCCGGAAGCGGGCGGCGGCTGCGGGCCATCTCCGCCAGGATCCGCGCGTACTTTTGGGCCAGGCCCGCGAGGTACTCCCGCAAAAGCGGATGGCCCCGTTCCAGGAGCAGCGGACCGACCTCCAATTCCAGG
Encoded proteins:
- a CDS encoding helix-turn-helix transcriptional regulator; translation: MQIGSRLRQLRLKAGLSGNALAQRAGVGQSTVSEIESGRTTPSFHVLRKLCRAMDITLGDFFAPDRTAREPLSAELRRLLEMARRLDEKELDTVMLLVGAMVKQKETPSGLPAAAENAVPYDEREEEPHKK
- a CDS encoding S-layer homology domain-containing protein, producing MRKSLVVFAVTLALVLAFGGLAQAAEVTEDNLFALMPAGMNADGVLTRGDFAVLLNAAAELSAAPADTALPADIAPGSPAADAVKNLLAAGILRGYPGGGIGISQPVTRAQAAVFISRTLGLPTAVDPGTVAGLEGIKGHWAYRPYAWMVREGLMDIGAPDEQMTVADGVALLAKVFGPVEKARQINEQSRVAQKDVKTMRMQGQMAIEMNMRAIPDAGIPAGMPQDLRATADISLEMNLEQGMHEAITMEIPVPEEKQPLKVQVDYYYTSEGVYFNVTDPATGKSEWQKMPEGLMPDFTEMMKQSLAQTANPVPPEIEKMFYYRYLGEEQVNGRAVYKMSSYGQIRDFARFMDLFASQLGGQLNNQFNEMLKMTEALIEAMHISGVAYIDKETLVPLKMDMLLVMGFTPQFMGEPNPMESVAIDYDLTFSDFNGEINIVLPAEAKDAPVMEMPAAPGTATAPAQTPDA
- a CDS encoding Nif3-like dinuclear metal center hexameric protein, with the protein product MAAKCATIVSFVEEMAPRALALEGDNTGWQVGDPGAAVKKVLVALDVDEAVVEEAADAGADLIISHHPLFHRPFKNLRLDQPRGALVARLVRERINVYAAHTNLDAAAEGVNEALARVLGLVDIAPLVDEPSPFGRVGRLSEPMTFYAFLAFVKTVLELPTVRAGGPQERVIRKVALCGGSGGDLWSKAAFAGADVFVTGDLKYHVAQDILAAGLNFVDPGHYPTERVILEPLKSYLEKRIRAAGLDIALAVARAGRDPFDYL